In a genomic window of Infirmifilum sp. NZ:
- a CDS encoding CDC48 family AAA ATPase: MSSHPEVTLRVAEARPRDVGRGIVRIDRSAMSKLGVDPGDVVEIEGKKVTVAIVWPQALEDEGAGIIRMDGLIRRNAGVAIGDQVKVRKARVAPAKRVVLAPTFKMGFEIVPELVEYVKSKLLGRPLIRGDVVEIPTFSTALQFTVVSTFPAQAVQVTDETEVSIRSEPVSGELAIPRITYEDIGDLEEAKQKIREMVELPLRHPELFKHLGIDPPKGVLFYGPPGTGKTLLAKAVANETGAYFISINGPEIMSKFYGESEQRLREIFEEASRNAPAIIFIDEIDAIAPKREEVTGEVEKRVVAQLLALMDGLKERGQVIVIAATNRPDDIDPALRRPGRFDREIAFPVPDKRARREILQVHTRNMPLSDDVNLDELAEITHGFTGADLAALCREAAMRALRRVLPKINIESEKIPAEILSELKVTKQDFMDALKEVQPSALREVYIEVPEVHWDDIGGLEDVKQQLREAVEWPLKHPEYFREMGIDPPKGILLYGPPGTGKTLLAKAVATESEANFIGVKGPEVLSKWVGESERAIREIFRKARQAAPCVVFFDEIDSIVPRRGQRYDSGVTDRIVNQLLTEMDGLERLEGVVVIAATNRPDIIDPALLRPGRFDRLIYVPPPDEKARLEIFKVHTRRMPLAEDVDLAELAKRTEGYTGADIAAVCREAAITALREAGKPTKVTMNHFLRALETVKPSVTREDLERYKRIAEEFRRMLS, translated from the coding sequence ATGTCGTCACATCCCGAAGTTACACTTAGAGTTGCCGAGGCACGACCGCGAGACGTAGGAAGAGGCATTGTAAGGATCGACAGAAGCGCTATGAGCAAGCTTGGTGTGGATCCAGGCGACGTTGTCGAGATTGAAGGGAAAAAGGTTACAGTTGCGATAGTGTGGCCTCAAGCGCTGGAAGATGAGGGTGCTGGGATAATCCGGATGGACGGCCTCATAAGGCGTAATGCGGGAGTGGCTATAGGTGACCAGGTTAAGGTTCGAAAAGCTAGGGTGGCCCCTGCGAAAAGGGTCGTGCTCGCACCTACTTTCAAAATGGGCTTTGAAATAGTGCCGGAGCTTGTGGAGTATGTGAAAAGCAAGCTTCTAGGACGTCCACTCATTCGCGGAGACGTAGTTGAAATACCTACGTTTAGCACGGCCCTGCAGTTCACCGTTGTCTCAACTTTCCCTGCGCAGGCAGTGCAGGTCACGGATGAAACAGAGGTCAGCATCAGAAGCGAGCCTGTTAGCGGGGAGCTTGCGATACCGAGGATAACCTACGAGGACATTGGTGATCTGGAGGAGGCTAAACAAAAGATCAGAGAGATGGTCGAGCTCCCGTTGCGTCACCCTGAGCTGTTCAAGCACTTGGGCATTGACCCGCCTAAGGGGGTGCTCTTCTATGGTCCTCCTGGAACTGGCAAGACCCTGCTCGCGAAAGCCGTTGCTAACGAGACCGGCGCCTACTTCATCTCCATCAATGGCCCCGAGATTATGAGCAAGTTCTACGGTGAGAGCGAGCAGAGGCTTAGGGAGATCTTCGAGGAGGCATCTAGAAACGCTCCGGCTATAATCTTCATCGACGAGATCGACGCCATCGCCCCGAAAAGGGAGGAAGTGACAGGCGAGGTCGAGAAAAGAGTTGTAGCACAGCTCCTAGCACTCATGGACGGGCTGAAGGAGAGAGGACAGGTCATCGTCATAGCAGCCACAAATCGGCCAGACGACATAGACCCCGCTCTCAGGCGCCCGGGAAGGTTTGATAGGGAAATAGCGTTCCCAGTTCCGGATAAGCGGGCTAGGAGGGAGATTCTCCAAGTGCATACGAGAAACATGCCACTCTCAGACGACGTGAACCTCGACGAGCTGGCCGAAATTACGCACGGCTTTACTGGGGCGGATCTCGCCGCTCTCTGCCGCGAGGCCGCAATGCGCGCCCTCAGGAGAGTGTTACCGAAAATAAACATCGAGAGTGAGAAGATTCCAGCCGAAATTCTCAGCGAACTGAAGGTAACCAAGCAAGATTTCATGGATGCCCTTAAGGAGGTCCAGCCAAGCGCTCTGAGAGAAGTGTACATTGAAGTACCTGAGGTTCACTGGGATGACATCGGCGGTCTTGAGGATGTTAAGCAGCAGCTGCGGGAGGCCGTGGAGTGGCCACTGAAGCACCCCGAGTACTTCAGAGAGATGGGCATTGACCCGCCTAAGGGTATACTGCTCTACGGCCCACCTGGCACTGGCAAGACCCTGCTGGCGAAGGCCGTGGCAACCGAGAGCGAGGCAAACTTCATTGGCGTGAAAGGGCCGGAGGTACTTAGTAAGTGGGTTGGGGAAAGCGAGAGAGCAATCAGAGAGATCTTCAGAAAAGCCAGGCAAGCAGCGCCCTGCGTGGTGTTCTTTGATGAGATAGACTCTATAGTCCCGAGAAGGGGCCAGAGATACGATTCCGGCGTCACGGATAGAATTGTGAACCAGCTTCTCACGGAGATGGATGGTCTTGAGCGTCTTGAGGGTGTTGTGGTGATTGCGGCTACTAACAGGCCTGACATCATTGACCCTGCTCTGCTCAGGCCTGGGAGGTTTGACAGGCTGATCTACGTCCCGCCGCCCGACGAGAAGGCTAGGCTCGAGATCTTCAAAGTGCACACGAGGAGAATGCCCCTAGCCGAGGACGTAGACCTCGCAGAGCTCGCAAAGAGGACAGAAGGCTACACGGGAGCAGACATCGCCGCTGTTTGTAGGGAGGCTGCTATTACTGCGCTCCGCGAGGCTGGGAAGCCCACAAAGGTGACGATGAACCACTTTTTAAGGGCTCTTGAGACCGTTAAGCCCAGCGTTACCAGAGAAGACCTCGAGAGATACAAGAGGATAGCGGAGGAGTTTAGGAGAATGCTGAGCTAG
- a CDS encoding tRNA(Met) cytidine acetyltransferase TmcA: MPLIPQEHLDEVREELIIAKKANHRRLLVIYSDDDSRLITAALDFLYEIRDLVREGEVLYTYHSFYSDGSMRRDLFARGAPKDLDIDYVSYQNLDVILGKTYSSCIADLINNLEPNDLGRLMGVVEGGGLYILLLPSPSKLMELVTRFQSNLIVPGYTANDLKRFFMRRFLNKLYAHSGIAIYDADARYFVKKFARLQTSPYAQRAITYPEKSRIPVKVYKLALTQDQVEVLKRFEELYKKSEKKKVIVLTADRGRGKSSAVGIGLGWLVHRLRRAKGRCRAVLTAPSETNIQEVFRFARRVLEMYKHPINVHFVDDYTVRIESKGIEVVYMTPIDAMKTKADILVVDEAAAIPVPLLFKLLDRYDKLVFSSTIHGYEGSGRGFSIRFLRRLRSREDVEVLEYEMEEPIRYAPQDPIEAWAFDTLLLDAEPATLTEEDLRAIENREITYHTPDEAELFLKNEKELREFFGIYVMAHYRNNPNDLGIMMEAPHHFIRMVKTSTGKVVTSLELAVEGSLGPELSRESAKGAWLMGNIIPDRIIKHYKLLDFGDLKGVRIVRIATHPQVMNKGLGSFALAELEKEALTKGYDWVGAGFGVTEELLRFWVKNGYTPVHLSPEKNPVSGEYTVIVIKPLSERARKVVEVIAREFKEKLLDSLPSPYYDLEPETALLLLEATPRFQAKLDLTILKKARFLMYAWSDMTIENCMDVMNRLAKHYFKCIDPPELTRLQKLCLVSKVLQAKSWHATLEDLKITMPQATSELKEVARIFSKAFLGVNSLDDAMRYFYLTLSDVTSTPPE, encoded by the coding sequence ATGCCGCTGATCCCACAAGAGCACTTGGACGAAGTGCGAGAAGAGCTGATTATTGCTAAAAAGGCTAATCACAGGCGCTTGTTAGTGATATACAGTGATGACGACTCGAGGCTCATCACTGCTGCCTTAGATTTTCTCTACGAGATTCGAGACCTCGTTAGAGAAGGCGAAGTCCTTTACACATATCATTCCTTTTACTCCGACGGCTCCATGAGGCGAGACCTCTTTGCCAGGGGGGCACCGAAGGACCTTGACATTGATTACGTTTCATACCAGAACCTTGATGTCATACTCGGCAAGACTTACAGCTCATGCATCGCAGACCTCATAAATAACCTAGAGCCGAACGACCTTGGCAGGCTAATGGGCGTTGTTGAAGGAGGGGGCTTGTACATTCTGCTTCTGCCCTCGCCTAGTAAGTTAATGGAGCTAGTCACGAGGTTCCAAAGTAACTTAATTGTCCCAGGCTATACGGCTAATGATTTGAAAAGATTTTTCATGAGAAGATTCCTAAACAAGCTCTACGCGCACAGCGGGATAGCGATCTACGATGCCGACGCCAGGTACTTTGTGAAGAAGTTCGCTAGGCTACAGACATCGCCATATGCTCAGAGAGCAATAACTTACCCTGAAAAATCGAGGATACCAGTAAAGGTTTACAAGCTCGCTTTAACGCAGGATCAGGTCGAGGTACTTAAGAGGTTTGAAGAACTCTACAAAAAGTCCGAGAAGAAAAAGGTTATCGTGCTGACCGCAGACCGTGGAAGAGGAAAATCTTCGGCTGTTGGAATTGGTTTAGGATGGCTCGTTCACAGGTTACGCAGAGCCAAGGGGAGATGCCGTGCGGTTTTGACGGCGCCTAGCGAGACAAACATTCAGGAAGTTTTCCGCTTCGCTCGAAGAGTGCTCGAAATGTACAAACACCCGATTAACGTTCACTTCGTTGATGACTATACTGTCAGAATAGAGTCAAAGGGCATCGAGGTTGTATACATGACACCAATTGACGCCATGAAAACCAAGGCTGATATCTTGGTGGTCGATGAGGCCGCCGCAATACCTGTCCCGCTACTTTTCAAGTTACTGGATAGATACGATAAGTTGGTGTTCTCCTCCACTATTCATGGGTACGAGGGGTCTGGCCGAGGCTTTTCAATAAGGTTTCTGAGGCGGTTGAGGTCGCGTGAGGATGTTGAAGTTCTTGAGTACGAAATGGAGGAACCGATACGCTACGCGCCTCAAGACCCCATCGAGGCTTGGGCGTTTGATACCCTGTTACTGGACGCAGAGCCAGCCACCCTCACCGAGGAAGACCTGCGGGCCATCGAAAACAGAGAAATCACGTACCACACTCCCGACGAGGCGGAGCTGTTCTTGAAAAACGAGAAAGAGCTTCGCGAGTTCTTCGGAATCTACGTTATGGCTCACTACCGTAACAACCCCAATGATCTTGGAATAATGATGGAAGCGCCTCACCACTTTATCCGGATGGTCAAAACGTCAACTGGGAAGGTCGTTACCTCGCTGGAGCTCGCCGTGGAGGGTTCCCTAGGGCCTGAGCTGTCGCGGGAGTCCGCAAAAGGGGCCTGGCTTATGGGTAACATAATACCTGATAGGATTATTAAACACTACAAGCTCCTCGACTTCGGAGATTTGAAAGGAGTTAGAATCGTCCGGATAGCCACGCACCCGCAGGTTATGAACAAAGGACTCGGCAGCTTCGCCCTAGCTGAACTAGAAAAGGAGGCCTTAACCAAAGGCTACGACTGGGTAGGCGCCGGATTCGGTGTTACGGAGGAGCTACTGAGATTCTGGGTTAAGAACGGTTACACACCGGTGCACCTGAGCCCAGAGAAAAACCCCGTGAGCGGCGAGTATACAGTCATCGTAATTAAACCCTTAAGCGAGAGAGCCCGGAAGGTTGTAGAGGTCATAGCCCGCGAATTTAAAGAAAAGCTCCTCGACTCTCTCCCCTCCCCCTACTACGACCTTGAGCCCGAGACGGCCCTCCTACTCCTTGAAGCCACTCCCCGCTTCCAGGCGAAACTCGACCTAACGATTCTGAAGAAGGCAAGATTCCTCATGTACGCGTGGAGCGACATGACTATCGAGAACTGCATGGACGTGATGAACAGGCTGGCTAAACATTACTTCAAGTGCATTGATCCCCCGGAGCTTACTCGTTTGCAGAAGCTCTGCTTAGTATCAAAGGTCTTGCAGGCTAAGAGTTGGCACGCCACTCTAGAAGATCTCAAGATAACAATGCCCCAAGCGACCTCTGAGCTAAAAGAGGTAGCGAGAATATTCTCTAAGGCGTTCCTTGGCGTGAATAGCCTGGACGACGCGATGAGATACTTCTACCTGACTTTAAGCGACGTAACGTCTACTCCTCCGGAGTAA
- the truD gene encoding tRNA pseudouridine(13) synthase TruD, with amino-acid sequence MVVESNVELDILLEMRYYGLDGDGIGGSIRQAIEDFVVYEISVEGVKASSNCSEIPQGAGEYTWVVVEKRGVDSITALNKVRKYFGVKKSDVGIAGLKDTNAVTFQFVSIKGDIPLDAIIAFNSSSQRVKIHCPVKRPFHLRPGLLFGNHFIVKVRGCKTDSLEAMLNKLTEVGGVPNYFGYQRFGSIRPITHIVGRHIIQGRFKEAVEELLLRIFPYESTKAKMAREYLASTGDYKGTLEIFPKSMRSERAVIAHLARRPGDYVGAIRKISGYVRKLFVGAYQAYLFNKVLSRRIEHGLSWVYASPGDYVGITLGSPGSGHTPVLVANDTNIEKVNKLILEGKATLLLPVFGYNTHLSQGVQGEVEREVLKEEGLDIGSFYIKSIPEASSAGTYRPASLSPLNLRVEVGQDYATFSFTLKKGMYATTLLREFIKPSNPVEQGF; translated from the coding sequence ATGGTAGTTGAATCCAATGTTGAGCTCGATATTCTCTTAGAGATGAGGTATTATGGCTTGGATGGAGACGGCATTGGAGGGTCTATTAGACAAGCAATCGAGGACTTCGTGGTTTACGAGATAAGCGTTGAGGGCGTAAAAGCGTCTTCAAACTGCTCAGAGATACCGCAAGGCGCAGGAGAGTACACGTGGGTCGTTGTTGAAAAAAGGGGTGTTGACTCTATAACGGCTTTAAACAAGGTCCGTAAGTACTTCGGGGTTAAAAAGTCAGACGTAGGAATTGCTGGCCTGAAAGATACTAACGCTGTGACCTTCCAATTCGTATCCATTAAAGGAGATATACCGCTCGACGCTATAATAGCTTTCAACAGTTCGAGCCAACGCGTGAAGATCCACTGCCCTGTCAAGAGACCGTTCCACTTGAGGCCCGGGCTTCTTTTCGGGAACCATTTCATCGTGAAGGTTAGAGGTTGCAAGACGGATAGCTTGGAGGCCATGCTGAACAAGCTTACAGAGGTAGGGGGTGTACCCAACTACTTTGGGTACCAGAGGTTCGGAAGTATACGTCCCATAACGCACATAGTTGGACGGCACATTATTCAAGGAAGGTTCAAAGAAGCCGTAGAAGAGTTGTTACTGAGAATCTTCCCCTACGAGTCCACTAAAGCGAAGATGGCTAGAGAGTACCTCGCATCAACTGGCGACTATAAAGGGACACTCGAAATATTCCCTAAGAGCATGAGGAGCGAGCGCGCCGTGATAGCGCATCTAGCACGAAGACCAGGAGACTACGTGGGGGCTATCCGTAAAATATCTGGCTATGTGAGAAAACTGTTCGTGGGCGCCTATCAAGCCTACCTCTTCAACAAGGTACTTAGCAGGAGAATTGAGCATGGGCTTTCATGGGTTTACGCATCGCCGGGCGACTACGTAGGAATAACGCTGGGTTCTCCAGGCTCCGGTCACACGCCTGTCCTCGTCGCCAATGACACAAACATCGAAAAAGTCAACAAACTCATCCTTGAAGGTAAAGCGACCCTATTACTTCCCGTCTTCGGCTACAACACTCACTTGTCGCAGGGAGTACAAGGGGAAGTTGAAAGAGAGGTCTTGAAAGAGGAGGGTCTAGACATTGGCAGCTTTTATATAAAGAGCATCCCAGAGGCTTCGTCAGCAGGAACATATCGTCCAGCTAGTCTATCGCCACTGAACTTGCGTGTAGAGGTTGGCCAGGATTACGCAACGTTCTCCTTCACGCTAAAGAAAGGAATGTACGCTACAACACTCCTCCGCGAGTTCATAAAACCGAGTAATCCTGTCGAACAGGGGTTCTAG
- a CDS encoding adenosine-specific kinase, which yields MMNSVKIHVVEMLLPEKSNIIIGQTHFIKSVEDIAEAVVTSVPNVKFGLAFNEASGDRLVRWDGNDKELIDAAIENARRIGAGHIFVLLIRDAWPINVLNQLKMVQEVASIFCATANPVQVIIAETSQGRGILGVVDGYNVIGVESEEEKRKRVELLRKIGYKRA from the coding sequence ATGATGAACTCCGTCAAAATACATGTCGTGGAGATGCTTCTGCCCGAAAAGTCTAACATTATAATCGGTCAGACTCATTTCATCAAGAGTGTAGAAGACATAGCTGAGGCGGTTGTTACAAGCGTTCCTAACGTAAAGTTCGGGCTTGCCTTCAACGAGGCCAGTGGAGATAGGCTCGTGAGGTGGGATGGCAATGACAAGGAGCTCATCGACGCAGCTATAGAAAACGCGCGGCGCATAGGTGCTGGCCACATTTTCGTCTTGCTGATAAGAGACGCATGGCCTATAAATGTACTTAACCAGCTGAAGATGGTGCAGGAAGTCGCCTCGATATTCTGCGCTACAGCAAACCCTGTTCAAGTCATAATAGCAGAGACCAGTCAAGGTAGAGGCATCTTAGGCGTCGTTGATGGTTACAACGTCATAGGAGTCGAGAGCGAGGAGGAGAAGCGCAAGCGTGTTGAGCTCCTCAGGAAAATAGGGTATAAGCGTGCGTGA
- the pth2 gene encoding peptidyl-tRNA hydrolase Pth2: protein MAEELKQVIVIRRDLEMGKGKLVAQGAHASLSAFLEAEKSRPEWARIWLATGQKKIVVRVDSLEELLQVYSEAKKSGLPVALITDMGLTQLEPGTITAVAIGPAPSYLIDPITRRLKLL, encoded by the coding sequence TTGGCGGAAGAACTGAAACAGGTTATTGTTATTAGACGAGACTTAGAGATGGGAAAGGGTAAGCTTGTTGCACAGGGGGCGCATGCCTCACTCAGTGCGTTTCTAGAGGCCGAGAAGTCGCGCCCAGAGTGGGCGCGTATTTGGTTAGCAACAGGGCAGAAGAAAATAGTCGTTCGAGTTGATAGCTTGGAAGAGCTTCTGCAGGTGTACAGTGAGGCGAAGAAATCAGGCCTCCCGGTGGCGCTCATAACAGACATGGGTCTTACGCAGTTAGAGCCCGGAACTATTACAGCCGTTGCCATTGGGCCAGCTCCATCCTATCTTATTGACCCGATAACTAGGCGGCTCAAGCTTCTTTAG
- a CDS encoding TGS domain-containing protein, with amino-acid sequence MPTNLPAEAKSKWKKAVEARTPEEKLQALQEFLSAVPKHKGTEKLRMQVTRQIAALRREIEAKKRRKTGGGEQFFVEKEGDIQVVLLGLPASGKTTLFRCLTGLEATEARKPVPGMRVWEGVYFQIVDTPPFLGDVSAQAKLLALARNADALMLVVDALGDVEYQASTLLSALEEARIAVRRPETKVEIERKATGGIVVVGELKGATLQDVVALLRDYGIYHAVVKIQGKATLDDIEESVFGEISYKPCVIVVTKSPSLDKKVEHYLQSLSVPVLSFTSCDDFDFGKVAEYFFRELDLIRIYTRNPKSGEVEERPVVTKRGTRVIELARLIHSQLQENFKYALVWSNRFSFSPRRVGKEFVLEDGDIVQIVGG; translated from the coding sequence ATGCCGACAAACCTCCCCGCTGAGGCCAAGAGTAAGTGGAAGAAAGCAGTCGAGGCCAGAACACCCGAGGAGAAGCTCCAAGCGCTACAGGAGTTCCTATCAGCAGTGCCGAAACACAAAGGCACCGAGAAGCTTAGGATGCAGGTGACGCGGCAAATAGCCGCTTTAAGGCGGGAGATCGAGGCTAAAAAAAGGAGAAAGACTGGAGGCGGGGAGCAGTTCTTTGTGGAGAAGGAGGGGGACATACAGGTCGTTTTGCTCGGACTTCCTGCTTCTGGCAAAACTACGCTTTTTCGGTGCTTAACGGGTTTAGAGGCCACAGAGGCCCGGAAACCCGTCCCTGGAATGAGAGTTTGGGAGGGAGTCTACTTCCAGATCGTCGATACGCCGCCATTCCTCGGAGATGTGTCAGCTCAGGCCAAGCTGTTGGCGCTGGCGAGAAACGCTGACGCCCTCATGCTCGTGGTCGATGCTCTGGGCGATGTGGAGTACCAGGCCTCGACGCTTCTCAGCGCGTTAGAGGAGGCTCGCATTGCCGTGAGGAGGCCCGAAACCAAGGTGGAGATCGAGAGAAAGGCGACCGGTGGAATCGTCGTCGTAGGCGAGCTAAAGGGTGCCACTCTCCAGGATGTTGTGGCGCTTCTGAGGGACTACGGTATATACCACGCGGTGGTGAAGATCCAAGGCAAAGCTACACTCGATGACATTGAGGAGAGCGTATTCGGAGAGATTTCTTACAAACCATGTGTTATTGTTGTTACGAAGTCCCCAAGCCTCGATAAAAAGGTAGAGCATTACCTTCAATCCCTATCCGTACCCGTGCTAAGTTTTACCTCATGTGATGATTTCGACTTCGGCAAAGTCGCTGAGTATTTTTTCAGGGAGCTTGACTTAATCAGGATTTATACGCGAAACCCTAAGTCCGGCGAAGTTGAGGAAAGGCCCGTGGTTACAAAAAGAGGAACAAGGGTTATAGAGCTCGCTAGACTCATACACTCACAGCTCCAAGAGAATTTCAAATACGCATTGGTTTGGAGCAACAGATTCTCATTTAGCCCTAGACGCGTGGGGAAAGAGTTTGTACTAGAGGACGGCGATATCGTTCAGATTGTCGGTGGCTAG